The Lichenihabitans psoromatis genomic interval CTGTCGCCCATGGCCACGAACCGGGGCAGGGCGATGTCGCTCCCCGAGCCGGTGCCGATCCGGCGGACGGACCCGCCCGTCGCCTCGGCGAGTGGCTTCAATCGATCGGGCGTCGAGACGACCTCCTGAAATTCGCGCGGGTTCTCGGGGCCGACATTGGCCAGCACCGTCAGGGTTCCGTCCGTCAAACGATAGAGGCCGAGCTCGTCGACCGAGATCGTTGCGCGCGACAGGCCCGGTTCGGCTGCCGCCAAAATGACGGTGCGGGTCGCTCCGGAGGGTGCTGTGACGATGACGGGCGCGACCGAGCCTTTCACGCTCTGCCGCTCGATCGACAGCTCCTTGCCGTGCAGGCTGGCCCGCAGCGCTTCTTCCTCGAGATCGGGTTCCTTCATGAGCCAATGAGCAAGGCGACGGGTCAGATCGAGGTAGGGGCCACCGCCCTCGTAGCCGCGCGCCCATAGCCAAATCTGGTCGCTGAGCATCAGGGCCACACGCCCTTTGTCCTCACGCGAGAGAACCAGCAACGGCTTGTCGTTCTGGCCCGCCATGACGGAGGTGCCCTTGACGACATCGGCGTCGACCTGGCGGAACCATTGTCCCCAAGCCGGCGGGGTGGCGTCTCCACCCGGCAGGCCCCGCGTCACCGGATGCTTCTCGCCATCGGGCGTGATGGCAGCGCGGAACGGCGCCTCGGTGACCGACCCAGTCGGCCGCGCGGGCGCGATCGCACCGAGCGGCGAGTAGAACAAGCCATCCTGCGTCGCGTAATCCGGGCCGACCGCGATCAACAACGCCCCGCCATTGCGGACATATTTGGCGATATTGTCGAAGTAGACATAGGGCAGGATCGATTGGTTCGAGTAACGATCGAAGATAATGAGATCGAAGTCGGTGATCTTGTTGCCGAAGAGTTCATTGGTCGGGAAAGCAATCAAGGCGAGTTCGTTGATCGGCGTTCCGTCCTGCTTTTCGGGCGGCCGCAAAATGGTGAAGTGGACCAAATCGACGTTGGCGTCCGATTTGAGGATATTGCGCCACATGCGTTCGCCCGAATGCGGCTCACCCGAGACGAGCAGCACCTTTAGCTTGTCGCGCACACCCTCGATCGTAACCACCGCCTTGTTGTTGATCCCGGTCAACTCGTCCGGCAACGTCGGCACTTCGATCTCGACGACGTTCGGGCCGGCATGGTCGACCGGCACCGCAATCTGGATCCTGGCGCCGACCTGCGCTTGCAACGTCGCGATCGCGACTCCATCGCGCCGGACGTTCAGTGTCACGGGTTCGCCCTTGTCGCCGGTATCGAGCACGCGGGCCGTTATGGTCTGCGTCTTGCCGACGATCCCGAAGCGGGGAGCGTCGACAAGCTCGATGCGTCGATCGCGCTCACCCTCATGGCCGGTGATCAGCACATGCAGTGGGGCTTTGAAGCCGAGTGCATCCACCTTGGCCGGGGTGTCGTCGACGAGGCCGTCCGTCACCATGATGACGCCGCCGACATGATCCGGCGGCACGTCGGCCAGCCCGGCATTCAGGACCGCGAACAAGCGCGTGCCGTCGTTTTCGGCATCGGTACGGCTGCTTTCGATGAAACGCGGCTCCACATTGCCGAGCGCCGCGAGGTTCTTCTCGATTGCGTCGCGCGCCTTGGTGGTCTGGGCGGCGCGTTGGCCGATGGTCTGGCTGCCGCTTTCGTCGAGCACTACCGCGACCACGTCCTTGAGGCCCTGCCGATCCTCGCGCACGAAGGAGGGACCGGCGAGCGACAGCAGGATGAGCGCCAGGGCTACCAGCCGCAACAGCGTGCCACGCCGCCGCGACCAGAAGCCGAGCACCACGATCGCGAGCGACAGCACCGCGAGCCCGACCAGCACGGAGAGCGGAAGCAGAGGCGTGAAATCGAGCGAAAAACTATTCACGGGCGTAGCGTCGCCTTGCTGATGTGTGGAGCCGGCCGGCGAGGCGCGCCATCAATGCGCCAGACGTTCCAAGAGATCGCGCACATGAACCTGATCGGCCTTGTAGTTTCCGGTCAGGGTATAAATCACGAGATTGATGCCGCCGCGCAGCGCCATCTCGCGTTGTCGCGAGCCGCCCGGCACGAGCGGATAGACGGGCTCACCCTGACCGTCGGCGGCCCATCCACTAGCGAGGTCATTGCCCGTAATGATGATGGGCGACACGCTGTCGCCAGCCCGAACAGGGCGGTTCGCGGTCTCCTTCGCGGCAGGCGGCAAAGCCTCGATCCAGGTTTGCCCGGTTGTGTAGCGCCCGACAAAACCCGGCAGCAGATAAAACGTCTTGGTGACGACGTGATCGCTCGGAACGGGTTCGAGTTCCGGCACGTCGACCCCCGCGAGCAGATGTTGCAGCCAATCGGCCTCCGGTGTCGGCGGCCCGTCGGCCCGATGCGTCAAGGCATCGCGCGTATCGAACACGATGGTGCCGCCCTGTTTCATGTAGGCCGCGATGCGATCGACCGTCGTGGCGTCCGGCTGCGGCATGCTGGCCACCACCGGCCAATAGATCATCGGATAGAAGGCGAGTTCATCCTTGGCTGGATCGACCCCGACCGGTTCCCCCGGCGTGAGCGACGTCCGGTCCGCCAGCGCGGTCGACAAAGTCGTCAGGCCGAGGCTGCTGGCTTGATCGACGGCGGTGTCGCCCGTAATCACATAGGCGATCCGCGTCGTCAGGGCTGAGGCCATATCGCGTTTCGACACCGGCGGTTGCCCCGCCGCATGCGCGGTGCGCCCCGGCAAACCGGGTAGGCCCGGTACCATCAGCGCAACAGCCAACAACGCTGCCGCTGCTGGTCCCGCGCCCCGCCGGACCAAACCACCCCCGAGCCAGACGGACGCCAAGGCGTCGAGCAGGAAGCCGATCAGCGCCAAGGTGATGACGGCTGGCCGGAGATCGATGGCCGGATCGGCGCGCAAGGGTTGGCGGTCGATGGGAAGGCCGGAGAGGTCGGCCGGTGTCAGCATGTCCTTGGGTCCGAGCGTATTGACCGCGATCGAGGCGTCGGAAGGGCCATAGAAGCCGGGCGGATGATCAGCGGTCGCGACACCATCATAAGTGTCGGGGATCGGCCGGGCGGTCGCGGGCGGAACGCCCAACACGCCGAACCCATCGAGGCTGCGGGTCGGAGCGATCACCATGGGTTGCTGCACCCCAGCGGGAGACGCGGCGCCGGTGGCGGACGCGGACCTTTGGGCCGCGCCCGGCATGCCGGAGAGATCGACGACCCGCCTCAGCATGTCGACGAACAGCACCGAGAGCGGCAAGTTCGACCAAGTGGTGTCGGCCGTGACGTGGAACAGCACGATGCGGCCTTTGCCGCGCTTTTCCGCCGTGACCAGAGGCGTTCCATCGACGAGTTGCGCCCACGTCTTGCCAGGCAGACCCGCGCTGGGCTCTGCCAGCACTTGCCGGGTGACGCTGACCTCCTGCGGCACGGTCAGGCCATAAAAGGGGCTTCCGCGCTCGAAGGGGGCGAGCGCCTTCGGCTTGTCCCATGACAGAGCGCCACCGAAGGTGCGGCCACCCCGCCGCAGGGCCACCGGCACGAGATCGTCGCTGCTGCCGGCAAGGCGCGAGCCGGCAAAGCGGATCAGAGTGCCGCCGTCGTCGATAAATTTGGCGAGCCTGTCATGCGCCGGACCTGACAGCGCGCCGACATCGGCCAGAACCATGACGGAGGGATTGTCGTCCAGCATGGAGGCGACCGGATCGAGCATGCCGGGTCGGGGCTCACGCACATCGGCGAACGGGCCGAGGGCTTTCACGATATAATAGGCCGGGGACAACAGCGGCTGTTCGACATCGATCGTCGCGCCGGTCACGACACCCACCCGCCGACGCGTCGATCGCCCATCGAGCAGCGTCGTGGCGGCGGCGGACGCCTCGTTGGCGATGACGACACGAACGATGTCGTTGCGAAGCTCGACCGGGAGATCGAAGCCCGCATGAGCCTCCTGGCCGGACGTGAACGCAAACGTGCTTTCGCCGATCGGCAGGCCTTTGGCGTCAAGGGCCTGAACCGTGCCGCGCTGCAGGCCACCAGTATTGGCGCGGATGACGCGGACGTCGAGCCGGTCGGCTTTGTTGTCGGCCCCGGCCAACGCCAGCGGTATCGTGTCGGCCGCGACACTCGTCACGGAGTTGACGCCGGGCAGCTTGGTCAGGCCTTCGCCAAAGCTGCGCGCGCCGCCGCGTTCCAACCCGTCGGTCATCCAAACGATGTCGAGGGCGGGATTGGCGGTCGCGAAGCTGGTGAGCGCGGCAAGCACCGGGGCGCGGTCGGGCGCGATCGGCACAGGCTTCAGAGCCTGCAACCGTTCGATTGCCCGTGTTGCATCCTGCGCCTCGACAGCCCGCAGGCCATCCGAAGTCGCCACGATCGCCGTCACCCGGCTGGCACTTTGTGCGCTGAGCAGCCGCTGCCGCGCGAGGGTGACGCGGGCGTCCCAATCGGGAGCCGCCGCGAAACTATCGTCCAGCACCACCACCAAGGGCCCCTTGCCGCCGCCGAGCGATGGCGTGGGGTTCCAGACCGGGCCGGCCATCGCCAGGATGATGAGAGCCGCGACCAGCAACCGGAGCAGCAACAGCCAGAGCGGTGTGCGGGCGGGCGTCTCGTCCTTCGGGCGAAGATCGAGAATGAGCCGCAACGGCGGAAAAGCTACGGCTTGGGGCCGCGGCGGTGTGAGGCGCAATAGGAAATACAGCGCTGGCAAAACCGCCAGGGCGGCCAGAACGGCCGGGATCGTAAAGGCGAGCGGCAGGCCCATCATACCTGCCCGCCATTGCGGCGATCGGCCTCGAACGCGCCCGCGATGGTCAGCATCGCCTCGGAGGCGGGACGATCGGTGCGGTGGATCGCGACGGTCCAACCGTGCAGGCGGCACGTCTGACGGATCGCCTCCCGATGAGCCGCGAGGCGCTTCACATAGTCGGCCCGCAATTGCTGAGCCTCGCCGATCCGCATCCTTGTCGGGCCGTCGCTGTCGGTCAGCTCCACATGCCCCGTGAACGGGAACGTCTCTTCGATCGGGTCGCTGATCATGACGAGATGGCCGCCGGCCCCTGCCGAGGCGGCGGCGGCGATCGCGCGCGTCACGTCATCCACGTCGGAGAGCCAGTCGCCGATGAAGAGGGCGCGCGAGCGAGGGGGCAAAGGCAAGGCGGGCGGCAATTCCGCCGGCACATAGCCGCTGCGGCGCATCTCGAACAGCATCGACTCGGCGAGATGATCGACGATCGTGCGGCGTGCCATGGGTCGCACGAGGCCGGGGATGCCGACGCGTTCGCCTCCGCGAACCAGCAGGTCGGCGGCCGCAAGCCCGAGCACAAGGGCGCGGTCCAGCTTCGGTTGCGACGCCAAATCCGACATATAGGCCATGGACGGGGATCGATCGACCCAGATCCAAACCGTATGGGCTGCTTCCCACTCCCGTTCGCGAATATAGGTGCGGTCATCGCGGGCCGAACGCCGCCAATCGATCCCGACGGCCGCCTCGCCGGAGACGAAGGGGCGGAATTGCCAAAACGACTCGCCCGTTCCGGCCCGGCGTCGGCCATGCACGCCCTGCATCATGCTGCCCGCGATCTCGCGTGCCGACACGACGAGATTCGGCAGCCGACCTGCAAGGTCGAGCGCCCCGCGTCCGTGCCGGGGGCCGATCCAGCGCTGGGCGTCGGCGAGAAGCCGGGCCTGGGCCATGGCTAGCCGAGCCGCTCGACGAGGCGCCGGATCAGACCCTGAATCGTCTCGCCATCGGCGCGAGCCGAAAACGTCAGGGCCATGCGGTGTTTCAGCACCGGCAGGGCCAGCGCCGCAATATCGTCGATCGAGGGCGCGAGCCGCCCGTCGACCAGCGCCCGTGCCCGCGACGCCAGCATCAGAGCTTGCGCGGCGCGAGGACCGGGGCCCCAGGCGATATGCTGGGCGACATCGGTCGCCCCGTCGCCGGGACGGGCCGAGCGGACGAGATCGAGGATCGCCTCGACAATTCTGTCGCCGACCGGCAGGCGACGCACGAGGCGCTGGATGGTGGCGAGATCCTGCGCTGTCATGGCCGGCTTGGCAGTCGCCTGCTCGTCGCCAGTGGTCTCGATCAGGATGCGCTTTTCGGCCTCCCGGTCGGGATAGAGCACGTCGATCTGCATGAGAAAACGATCGAGCTGCGCCTCTGGCAGGGGATAGGTCCCCTCCTGCTCGATTGGATTTTGGGTCGCGAGCACATGGAAGGGACGCGGCAGGTCATAGGGTGCACCGGCCACGGTGACATGCCCCTCCTGCATGGCCTGCAGCAAGGCCGATTGCGTGCGCGGGCTGGCGCGGTTGATCTCATCGGCCATCAGCAACTGGGTGAAGACCGGTCCTTTGACGAAGCGGAAGCTGCGCTTGCCGCTGTCGCCCTCCTCGAGAACCTCTGAACCGATGATATCGGCGGGCATCAGGTCGGGCGTGAACTGGACGCGGCGGGTGCCGAGACCCAGAACGGTTCCGAGCGTCTCCACAAGCTTCGTCTTCGCGAGGCCGGGAACGCCGACCAAAAGCCCATGG includes:
- a CDS encoding DUF4159 domain-containing protein, with the protein product MMGLPLAFTIPAVLAALAVLPALYFLLRLTPPRPQAVAFPPLRLILDLRPKDETPARTPLWLLLLRLLVAALIILAMAGPVWNPTPSLGGGKGPLVVVLDDSFAAAPDWDARVTLARQRLLSAQSASRVTAIVATSDGLRAVEAQDATRAIERLQALKPVPIAPDRAPVLAALTSFATANPALDIVWMTDGLERGGARSFGEGLTKLPGVNSVTSVAADTIPLALAGADNKADRLDVRVIRANTGGLQRGTVQALDAKGLPIGESTFAFTSGQEAHAGFDLPVELRNDIVRVVIANEASAAATTLLDGRSTRRRVGVVTGATIDVEQPLLSPAYYIVKALGPFADVREPRPGMLDPVASMLDDNPSVMVLADVGALSGPAHDRLAKFIDDGGTLIRFAGSRLAGSSDDLVPVALRRGGRTFGGALSWDKPKALAPFERGSPFYGLTVPQEVSVTRQVLAEPSAGLPGKTWAQLVDGTPLVTAEKRGKGRIVLFHVTADTTWSNLPLSVLFVDMLRRVVDLSGMPGAAQRSASATGAASPAGVQQPMVIAPTRSLDGFGVLGVPPATARPIPDTYDGVATADHPPGFYGPSDASIAVNTLGPKDMLTPADLSGLPIDRQPLRADPAIDLRPAVITLALIGFLLDALASVWLGGGLVRRGAGPAAAALLAVALMVPGLPGLPGRTAHAAGQPPVSKRDMASALTTRIAYVITGDTAVDQASSLGLTTLSTALADRTSLTPGEPVGVDPAKDELAFYPMIYWPVVASMPQPDATTVDRIAAYMKQGGTIVFDTRDALTHRADGPPTPEADWLQHLLAGVDVPELEPVPSDHVVTKTFYLLPGFVGRYTTGQTWIEALPPAAKETANRPVRAGDSVSPIIITGNDLASGWAADGQGEPVYPLVPGGSRQREMALRGGINLVIYTLTGNYKADQVHVRDLLERLAH
- a CDS encoding DUF58 domain-containing protein, with amino-acid sequence MAQARLLADAQRWIGPRHGRGALDLAGRLPNLVVSAREIAGSMMQGVHGRRRAGTGESFWQFRPFVSGEAAVGIDWRRSARDDRTYIREREWEAAHTVWIWVDRSPSMAYMSDLASQPKLDRALVLGLAAADLLVRGGERVGIPGLVRPMARRTIVDHLAESMLFEMRRSGYVPAELPPALPLPPRSRALFIGDWLSDVDDVTRAIAAAASAGAGGHLVMISDPIEETFPFTGHVELTDSDGPTRMRIGEAQQLRADYVKRLAAHREAIRQTCRLHGWTVAIHRTDRPASEAMLTIAGAFEADRRNGGQV
- a CDS encoding AAA family ATPase; this translates as MSLVQDGSASSIEAAATRAADAALEQIALARAAIGTVIFGQREVVEDTLVTLLAGGHGLLVGVPGLAKTKLVETLGTVLGLGTRRVQFTPDLMPADIIGSEVLEEGDSGKRSFRFVKGPVFTQLLMADEINRASPRTQSALLQAMQEGHVTVAGAPYDLPRPFHVLATQNPIEQEGTYPLPEAQLDRFLMQIDVLYPDREAEKRILIETTGDEQATAKPAMTAQDLATIQRLVRRLPVGDRIVEAILDLVRSARPGDGATDVAQHIAWGPGPRAAQALMLASRARALVDGRLAPSIDDIAALALPVLKHRMALTFSARADGETIQGLIRRLVERLG